One segment of Capnocytophaga sp. oral taxon 878 DNA contains the following:
- a CDS encoding TonB-dependent siderophore receptor, with the protein MGRKESSYKNTNSFIGTKTAAALKDVPQSVGYVTKELILDQGATTVNEVVKNISGVNQYTSYNDFSIRGFRATGNRNSGNLLNGMRAQTSLWKQSSLANIERVEVIKGPASALFGNAAPGGVINRVTKKPLLKKQNSISVGVGSWNTLKTYADFTGPLNPKKTLLYRLNLGYEKTDSFRDLQGSESYIVAPSFSYLPNDKTRVNVDFVYQNFNGKIDRGQVFPANGTLYDTPISMSMSAANDFLKENTLNTTIGLSHKFNEHISFNAIYLNSTYSEDMQEHTQANLYYKQIGNGANAFRYADPNKVLMTFNQRKRSFANNSFNNYFNFTFNTGIVKHKLLVGYDYFLSEQKYGASGTTAQGYLNKDKTKVVNTYTTTTNVLAGSVQTPTTNVPVFDLENRPEGNAYKDISKYIYRQNVLNPYEEYSHGVYVQEQMDISIVKVLVGLRQEWFTEILNKGTTKETQGKTQVFIPRVGLVVEACENINLYSTWVKGFQPQGANIQSDPERYGGPFDYVESELHEIGLKTEWFNKRLNATLSVFKIKQENSLEQSAKAGKPDWRVPVDEESNGFELDIAGRIIPNWSIVANYAYTDARIVKLKENGTLKDLNVQRPSTPRHAANFWTKYIIQKGALEGLGLGVGVNYVSERLGQVGRRATAASYPEYTLVNAVLYYKVKEVQFQVNVNNVLNRTYWISGYDNLRNFPGAPRNVNATVTYQF; encoded by the coding sequence GTGGGCAGAAAGGAAAGCAGCTATAAAAATACCAATTCCTTTATAGGTACCAAAACAGCCGCTGCCCTAAAAGATGTTCCTCAATCAGTAGGCTACGTTACCAAAGAGCTTATTTTAGACCAAGGCGCTACTACCGTCAATGAGGTAGTAAAAAATATCAGTGGGGTAAACCAATACACTTCCTACAACGATTTTTCAATACGCGGATTTCGGGCAACAGGCAACCGCAATTCAGGTAACCTACTCAATGGGATGCGTGCCCAAACAAGCCTATGGAAGCAATCATCATTGGCTAATATCGAGCGCGTCGAAGTCATCAAAGGCCCTGCCTCAGCACTCTTTGGCAATGCTGCCCCTGGCGGAGTGATCAATAGGGTAACCAAAAAGCCCCTTCTAAAAAAACAAAACAGCATTTCGGTAGGTGTTGGCAGCTGGAATACCCTCAAAACCTACGCCGATTTTACAGGCCCTCTTAACCCTAAGAAAACCCTTTTATACCGCCTCAATTTAGGCTATGAAAAAACCGACTCTTTCCGTGATTTGCAAGGCTCTGAAAGCTATATAGTCGCCCCTTCATTCTCTTACCTCCCCAATGATAAAACCCGCGTAAATGTAGATTTTGTATATCAGAATTTCAATGGCAAAATAGACCGAGGGCAAGTCTTCCCTGCCAATGGCACCCTCTATGATACACCCATCAGTATGTCTATGAGTGCTGCCAATGATTTCCTTAAAGAAAACACACTCAACACTACTATTGGGCTCTCTCATAAGTTCAACGAACATATTTCGTTTAACGCCATCTACCTTAACTCTACTTATAGTGAGGATATGCAAGAACATACCCAAGCCAACTTGTACTACAAGCAAATAGGCAATGGCGCCAATGCTTTCCGCTATGCCGACCCCAACAAGGTACTGATGACTTTTAACCAGCGCAAGCGTTCCTTTGCCAACAATAGTTTTAATAACTACTTCAACTTCACTTTCAACACAGGCATCGTAAAACACAAGTTATTGGTAGGGTATGACTATTTCCTATCAGAACAGAAATATGGCGCCTCAGGCACTACTGCTCAGGGGTATTTGAACAAGGACAAAACCAAAGTAGTCAACACCTACACCACCACTACTAACGTATTAGCAGGGTCAGTACAAACCCCTACTACCAATGTCCCAGTGTTCGATTTAGAAAATCGTCCGGAAGGCAATGCGTATAAAGACATTAGCAAGTATATCTATCGCCAAAATGTACTCAATCCGTATGAGGAATATTCTCATGGCGTATATGTGCAAGAGCAGATGGACATCAGCATTGTGAAAGTACTTGTAGGGTTACGACAAGAGTGGTTTACCGAAATCCTCAACAAAGGCACTACCAAAGAGACTCAAGGTAAAACCCAAGTCTTTATACCACGTGTTGGATTAGTGGTAGAAGCCTGTGAAAACATCAATCTATATTCTACTTGGGTAAAAGGATTTCAGCCTCAAGGCGCCAATATACAGTCCGACCCCGAGCGCTATGGAGGCCCCTTTGATTATGTCGAAAGTGAGTTACACGAAATAGGACTCAAAACCGAATGGTTCAACAAGCGGTTAAATGCTACCCTTTCAGTGTTTAAAATCAAGCAAGAAAACTCGTTAGAGCAAAGTGCCAAAGCAGGCAAACCCGATTGGCGTGTACCTGTAGATGAAGAATCAAATGGCTTTGAACTAGATATCGCCGGACGCATTATACCCAACTGGAGTATAGTGGCAAACTATGCCTATACCGATGCACGTATTGTAAAACTAAAAGAAAATGGCACCCTAAAAGACCTAAATGTGCAACGCCCCAGCACCCCACGTCATGCCGCTAATTTCTGGACGAAATATATCATCCAAAAAGGTGCTTTAGAAGGTTTAGGGCTAGGTGTAGGAGTGAATTATGTAAGTGAGCGGTTAGGGCAAGTAGGGCGTCGCGCTACTGCTGCCTCCTACCCCGAATACACCTTAGTAAACGCTGTACTTTACTACAAAGTAAAAGAAGTACAGTTCCAAGTAAATGTAAACAATGTGCTCAACCGCACCTATTGGATTAGTGGTTATGATAATCTCCGCAACTTCCCTGGTGCCCCACGCAATGTAAATGCTACTGTTACTTATCAGTTTTAG
- a CDS encoding carboxypeptidase-like regulatory domain-containing protein: MKRIFLLLTLLGVNISYIFAQQTEVRGRVTDENKQPLVGVTVLLEGTNNALLPTRQDFTISTTYP; encoded by the coding sequence ATGAAACGTATCTTTCTGTTATTAACACTTTTAGGAGTTAATATCTCTTATATTTTTGCCCAACAAACCGAAGTAAGAGGGCGTGTAACCGATGAAAACAAACAGCCCCTTGTAGGAGTTACCGTACTGCTCGAAGGCACTAATAACGCGCTACTACCAACGAGGCAGGATTTTACAATCTCCACCACATACCCGTAG
- the fsa gene encoding fructose-6-phosphate aldolase, translated as MKFFIDTANLAQIQEAQDLGVLDGVTTNPSLMAKEGITGKEAILQHYKNICEIVDGDVSAEVIATDFQGMIREGEELYALCPQQIVVKIPMIKEGIKAIKYFTDRGIRTNCTLVFSAGQALLAAKAGATYVSPFIGRLDDISTDGLSLIEDIRQIYDNYSFETEILAASVRHTMHIMECAKIGADVITAPLSAILGLLKHPLTDAGLAQFLADYNKGNK; from the coding sequence ATGAAATTCTTTATCGATACCGCTAATTTAGCACAAATACAAGAAGCCCAAGATTTAGGCGTCCTCGATGGCGTAACCACCAACCCATCACTAATGGCAAAAGAAGGAATCACCGGCAAAGAAGCCATCCTTCAGCACTACAAAAACATCTGCGAAATCGTAGATGGCGACGTCTCAGCCGAAGTAATCGCTACCGATTTCCAAGGAATGATACGCGAAGGCGAAGAACTATACGCCCTATGCCCACAACAAATAGTCGTGAAAATACCTATGATTAAAGAAGGCATCAAAGCCATCAAATATTTTACCGACAGAGGCATCCGTACCAACTGCACCTTAGTCTTTTCCGCAGGACAAGCACTTCTCGCAGCCAAAGCAGGCGCCACCTACGTATCACCCTTCATAGGTAGGCTAGACGACATCTCTACCGACGGACTTTCTCTAATCGAAGATATCCGCCAGATATATGACAATTACAGCTTCGAAACAGAAATATTAGCAGCCTCAGTGCGCCACACTATGCACATTATGGAATGCGCCAAAATAGGAGCCGATGTAATCACAGCACCCCTATCAGCCATTTTAGGCTTGCTAAAACACCCCCTTACCGATGCCGGTCTAGCACAATTCCTCGCCGATTACAACAAAGGTAACAAATAA